In a genomic window of Shouchella clausii:
- the pheA gene encoding prephenate dehydratase: protein MKKVGFLGPKGTFTEMAAYSLFPKEELVPLKTIPKVLDLAFAKGIDYAVVPIENAIEGTVNITLDYLIHHKPMPIVASISLEIAQHLLFSPNKDWETFVPKKVVSHPQAIAQCHQFLQKNYPEIEIEYADSTGSAAAWLAENPDADACVIANAQAASTYGLAVAQGDIHDFEHNRTRFIVLTAKKEQAPHIVGPEHTGDKTTLMVTLPSDFAGALHQVLSAFAWRKLNLSKIESRPTKTGLGNYFFLIDIDQLMDDVLVPGAIAELTALGCKVEVLGSYATYSSKATASIN from the coding sequence GTGAAAAAAGTCGGTTTTTTAGGCCCGAAAGGCACGTTTACGGAAATGGCAGCATACAGCCTGTTTCCGAAAGAAGAGTTAGTTCCACTGAAAACCATCCCAAAAGTGCTGGATCTCGCATTTGCAAAAGGGATTGACTATGCAGTTGTGCCAATTGAAAATGCGATTGAAGGAACTGTGAATATTACGCTCGATTATTTAATCCACCATAAGCCCATGCCGATCGTAGCAAGCATATCTCTGGAAATCGCGCAACATTTGCTGTTTTCGCCAAACAAAGACTGGGAAACGTTCGTTCCTAAGAAAGTCGTTTCCCATCCACAAGCAATTGCCCAGTGCCATCAATTTCTGCAAAAAAACTATCCTGAAATTGAAATCGAGTATGCCGATTCAACTGGTTCGGCTGCCGCTTGGCTCGCTGAAAACCCCGATGCAGATGCTTGTGTCATTGCCAACGCGCAAGCGGCTTCGACTTATGGATTAGCTGTAGCTCAAGGAGACATCCATGATTTCGAACATAACCGGACGCGCTTTATCGTGCTAACGGCTAAAAAGGAACAAGCTCCTCACATAGTAGGCCCAGAGCATACAGGAGACAAAACAACATTGATGGTAACGCTGCCGTCTGATTTTGCCGGAGCCCTCCATCAAGTGTTGTCCGCTTTTGCTTGGCGAAAGTTGAATTTGTCCAAAATCGAATCACGCCCAACAAAAACCGGCCTCGGAAATTACTTTTTCCTGATTGACATCGACCAGTTAATGGATGACGTCCTAGTGCCAGGAGCGATTGCTGAGCTTACTGCACTTGGCTGTAAAGTTGAAGTCCTTGGCAGCTATGCGACATACAGTTCAAAGGCGACAGCATCGATTAATTAA
- a CDS encoding ACT domain-containing protein → MSKKQFYLVREDMLTDAMQRTLEAKALLSAGKVRKINEAVHRVGLSRSAFYKYKDGIFPFHAIAKERIMTFSINLADRSGTLSQLLNIVADTGANILTINQTIPLQGRANITLSVDTAPIEIDINELFERMEALESVERVELVGSGS, encoded by the coding sequence ATGTCGAAAAAGCAGTTTTATCTGGTCAGGGAAGACATGCTCACAGATGCGATGCAGCGTACGCTTGAAGCCAAGGCGCTTCTTTCTGCGGGGAAGGTCCGCAAAATCAATGAAGCTGTCCATCGTGTCGGTTTAAGCAGGAGTGCATTTTACAAATACAAAGATGGGATTTTTCCGTTCCATGCCATTGCAAAAGAACGAATCATGACGTTCTCTATCAACCTTGCAGATCGATCTGGCACCTTATCGCAATTGTTAAACATTGTTGCCGATACCGGAGCCAATATTTTAACGATTAACCAAACGATCCCCTTGCAAGGCAGAGCAAATATAACCCTATCTGTCGATACAGCCCCGATTGAAATAGACATAAACGAACTGTTTGAACGGATGGAGGCGCTTGAGTCTGTTGAACGGGTGGAACTAGTTGGTTCAGGATCATAG
- the obgE gene encoding GTPase ObgE: MFVDKVKVYAKGGDGGNGMVAYRREKYVPDGGPAGGDGGRGASVILEVDEGLRTLMDFRYNKHFKGKRGEHGMSKNMHGKKAEDLVVKVPPGTMVTDEETGALLADLTTHGQRAVVAKGGRGGRGNVRFATPANPAPDHAENGEPGEERNLLLELKVLADVGLVGFPSVGKSTLLSIVSAAKPKIAEYHFTTITPNLGVVDAQDGRSFVMADLPGLIEGAHEGVGLGHQFLRHIERTRVIVHIVDMSAMEGRDPVEDYHKINEELSQYNYRLTERPQLVVANKMDMPEANENLKRFKEALGEETKIFPVSAITKDGVRELMLAIADELEHAPEFPLHDSEEQVEARVLYKHELPIEPFTITRGDDGVFELSGAELERAFKMTDFAREESVRRFARRMRKMGVDEALRKRGAKDGDLVRIMKFEFEFVE, translated from the coding sequence ATGTTTGTCGATAAAGTGAAAGTATACGCCAAAGGTGGAGACGGCGGGAACGGCATGGTGGCTTATCGAAGAGAAAAATATGTGCCTGACGGCGGACCAGCCGGAGGAGACGGCGGCCGCGGTGCCAGTGTTATCCTTGAAGTGGATGAAGGCTTGCGGACATTAATGGATTTCCGCTACAACAAACATTTTAAAGGAAAACGGGGCGAGCACGGCATGTCTAAAAACATGCACGGCAAAAAGGCCGAAGACTTAGTTGTGAAAGTTCCTCCTGGTACGATGGTAACCGATGAGGAGACAGGGGCGCTGCTTGCTGACTTGACTACACACGGCCAACGGGCTGTTGTGGCTAAAGGTGGTCGAGGGGGGCGGGGAAATGTCCGTTTTGCAACACCTGCCAACCCTGCTCCAGACCATGCAGAAAATGGCGAGCCAGGGGAAGAACGGAATTTGCTCCTTGAATTAAAAGTGCTTGCCGACGTTGGATTGGTTGGTTTTCCTAGTGTCGGAAAATCGACGCTTCTGTCGATTGTGTCGGCTGCTAAACCAAAGATTGCTGAATACCACTTTACAACGATTACACCAAACCTTGGAGTAGTGGATGCACAGGACGGGCGCAGTTTTGTCATGGCAGATTTGCCTGGTTTAATCGAAGGCGCTCATGAAGGCGTTGGGCTCGGTCACCAATTTTTGCGGCATATTGAGCGGACGCGCGTCATTGTCCATATTGTAGATATGTCGGCAATGGAAGGGCGTGATCCTGTGGAAGACTATCACAAAATTAATGAAGAACTATCCCAGTACAATTACCGGTTGACGGAGCGCCCCCAATTAGTGGTTGCTAATAAGATGGACATGCCAGAAGCAAATGAAAACCTTAAGCGATTTAAAGAGGCACTTGGCGAGGAAACGAAAATTTTTCCAGTTTCGGCGATCACGAAAGACGGTGTCCGTGAATTGATGCTAGCGATTGCTGATGAATTGGAGCATGCGCCAGAGTTTCCATTGCATGACAGCGAAGAGCAAGTAGAGGCAAGAGTGCTTTATAAACATGAATTGCCAATTGAGCCGTTTACAATCACCCGTGGAGACGATGGCGTGTTTGAATTATCGGGAGCTGAACTGGAGCGTGCCTTTAAAATGACTGATTTTGCTAGGGAAGAATCTGTACGCCGCTTTGCCCGGAGGATGAGGAAAATGGGCGTTGATGAAGCGTTGCGGAAGCGAGGCGCAAAAGACGGCGACCTAGTCCGGATTATGAAATTTGAATTCGAGTTTGTCGAATGA
- a CDS encoding Spo0B domain-containing protein: MRSNDELIRILGSIRHDWLNVLQLIKGNLAIGNQERAEAVLEEAVEQTTNESRLCNMGMPKTALVLLEQKWHQSAYEIAYEVDGPLLNLAKYDNAFSTCFARFFSLLSEWPQLDGPSSVFVTYTFFDQNCLIELDYQGHIYRNDSISNCFSEMPPSVVVDVTRQEQAGYTVTFLLDATASN; the protein is encoded by the coding sequence ATGAGGAGCAACGACGAATTGATTCGCATATTGGGATCTATTCGCCATGACTGGCTGAATGTGCTCCAGCTAATAAAAGGGAACTTGGCGATCGGCAATCAGGAGCGGGCTGAGGCTGTTCTTGAGGAGGCGGTTGAACAAACGACAAATGAGAGCCGCCTGTGCAACATGGGGATGCCAAAAACAGCGCTTGTTTTACTTGAGCAAAAATGGCATCAATCAGCTTATGAGATTGCATACGAAGTGGACGGTCCTCTTTTAAACTTGGCAAAATATGATAATGCTTTTTCTACATGTTTTGCCCGCTTTTTTTCACTGCTGTCTGAATGGCCGCAGCTAGATGGGCCTAGTTCCGTTTTTGTTACGTACACGTTTTTTGACCAAAACTGTTTAATCGAACTTGACTATCAAGGGCATATATACAGAAATGACAGTATCTCCAACTGCTTTAGCGAGATGCCTCCTTCAGTCGTCGTCGACGTAACTAGGCAAGAACAAGCAGGTTATACAGTAACGTTTTTACTGGATGCAACAGCTTCCAATTAG
- a CDS encoding YrzI family small protein, giving the protein MTFSFIFFTISIKKRKRPEYSRAELEAFIHAEKMEQEYEQLKTRYLHHL; this is encoded by the coding sequence ATGACGTTTTCATTTATTTTTTTTACGATAAGCATTAAAAAGCGCAAGCGCCCGGAGTATTCCCGCGCCGAACTAGAAGCTTTTATCCATGCCGAAAAAATGGAGCAGGAATACGAACAGCTAAAAACACGCTATTTGCATCACCTTTAA
- the hemY gene encoding protoporphyrinogen oxidase encodes MKQKRVAIVGAGATGLSAALWLHDHSDLQYDVYEASNQVGGKIVTYKDRGFVIEGGADSYLERKASMTHFIQRVGLGDSLVRNEVGQSYILKSGTLFPTPKNTVLGIPTDIDAFLETKLISDEGKRNLLKEYEKPRFAKPGEDVSAGAFFEYRLGKEMVDSLIEPLLGGIYGGNIYELSMKAIFPHFLQYEAEYGSLLKGVAATKSTSKQAKKQGMFLTVKSGLASVLEAAAEQLRPGSVHLNAAVERIDVLDDGAFTVFVNGTQKRYDAVIVTIPPQQAAKLFVEINPFSDIGSIEATSCATVAMIFPEGAVDNEHEGTGFVVARGGDETITACTWTDLKWPHTSPSRETLLRAYVGRPGEEAIVEANDQTIVNAVLADLQNIMAIRTRPTFYRVTRWKKAMPQYQVGHLQRIERFKKACAKHPGLYVTGAYFGGVGVPDCIDQGQACAKQLMNETT; translated from the coding sequence ATGAAGCAAAAGCGTGTTGCCATCGTTGGAGCTGGAGCGACAGGGCTGTCAGCTGCACTCTGGCTCCATGATCATAGCGACTTACAATACGATGTATATGAAGCTTCAAATCAAGTTGGCGGCAAAATTGTTACGTACAAAGACCGTGGTTTTGTAATAGAGGGAGGCGCTGACTCTTATTTAGAGCGAAAAGCGAGCATGACTCATTTCATTCAGCGAGTAGGCCTTGGCGATTCCCTTGTTCGCAATGAAGTGGGGCAATCCTATATTTTAAAGAGCGGTACGCTTTTTCCGACTCCAAAAAATACGGTGTTAGGCATTCCGACAGACATAGATGCGTTTTTGGAAACGAAACTGATTTCGGATGAAGGGAAACGCAATTTATTAAAAGAATATGAGAAGCCGCGATTTGCAAAACCAGGAGAAGACGTCTCAGCAGGTGCTTTTTTTGAATACCGCTTAGGAAAAGAAATGGTCGATTCGCTCATTGAGCCTTTGCTCGGCGGCATCTACGGCGGCAATATTTATGAACTAAGCATGAAAGCGATATTTCCTCATTTCCTTCAATACGAAGCAGAATACGGCAGCCTTTTAAAAGGGGTAGCCGCAACGAAATCAACAAGTAAGCAGGCGAAAAAGCAAGGAATGTTTTTAACAGTCAAATCCGGGTTGGCGTCGGTGCTGGAGGCTGCTGCCGAACAGCTTCGCCCTGGGTCTGTTCATTTAAATGCAGCGGTAGAACGGATTGATGTGCTCGACGACGGGGCTTTTACCGTGTTTGTTAACGGTACCCAAAAACGGTATGATGCTGTGATTGTTACGATTCCGCCACAACAAGCGGCAAAATTGTTTGTAGAGATTAACCCGTTTAGTGATATTGGAAGCATCGAGGCGACTTCATGCGCCACTGTCGCCATGATCTTTCCTGAGGGCGCTGTTGACAATGAGCATGAAGGAACAGGATTTGTTGTCGCCAGAGGAGGCGATGAAACGATTACTGCTTGCACATGGACCGATTTAAAATGGCCTCATACAAGCCCTTCTCGCGAAACGTTGTTGCGCGCTTATGTTGGCCGGCCAGGCGAAGAGGCAATCGTAGAAGCAAATGATCAGACCATTGTAAATGCTGTTTTAGCCGATTTGCAGAACATCATGGCGATCCGTACCCGACCTACTTTTTATCGTGTCACGCGCTGGAAAAAGGCGATGCCTCAATATCAAGTTGGCCATCTTCAGCGGATTGAACGCTTTAAAAAAGCCTGTGCCAAACATCCAGGCTTGTACGTGACGGGTGCTTATTTTGGCGGAGTAGGTGTGCCTGATTGTATTGACCAAGGGCAGGCATGCGCGAAGCAACTAATGAACGAAACGACGTAA
- the hemH gene encoding ferrochelatase, translated as MEKKKIGLLVMAYGTPRKKEEIEPYYTHIRHGRKPSEEALADLQERYEAIGGTSPLARITDEQANGLAAVLNEQQEDIVFVPYLGLKHIDPFIEDAVQKMKNDGIETAISIVLAPHFSTFSVQSYNKRAQEEADRIGGPTIYTIESWYKEPGFLQFWKEQIENEMKKADSIDDLCVIFSAHSLPEKIIQANDPYPEQLRETADLLADMANVPNYEIGWQSEGNTPEPWLGPDVQDLTRELYAKKGYKTFMYCPVGFVAEHLEVLYDNDYECKLVTDELGVRYLRPPMPNADTRFLKALADVVTKRLAAVVTK; from the coding sequence ATGGAGAAGAAAAAAATTGGATTGCTTGTCATGGCTTATGGCACGCCGCGCAAGAAAGAAGAAATCGAACCGTATTACACACATATTCGCCACGGACGCAAGCCTTCAGAAGAGGCACTTGCTGATTTGCAGGAACGCTATGAAGCAATTGGGGGCACAAGCCCTTTGGCTCGCATTACGGATGAGCAAGCAAACGGGCTTGCTGCTGTTTTAAATGAGCAGCAAGAAGACATCGTTTTTGTGCCTTATTTAGGCCTTAAACACATTGATCCGTTTATTGAAGATGCGGTTCAAAAAATGAAGAACGATGGCATAGAAACGGCTATTTCGATTGTCCTTGCGCCTCATTTTTCTACGTTTAGCGTGCAGTCTTACAATAAGCGCGCTCAGGAAGAAGCGGACCGAATTGGCGGACCTACAATTTATACAATCGAAAGCTGGTATAAAGAGCCGGGATTTTTGCAGTTTTGGAAAGAGCAAATTGAAAATGAAATGAAGAAGGCCGATTCTATTGATGACCTTTGTGTCATTTTTTCCGCGCATAGCTTACCGGAGAAAATCATTCAAGCAAATGACCCTTATCCAGAGCAATTGCGGGAAACGGCAGACTTGCTTGCGGACATGGCCAATGTACCGAATTATGAAATTGGGTGGCAAAGCGAGGGGAACACCCCTGAGCCATGGCTAGGGCCGGATGTCCAAGACCTAACACGGGAACTATATGCAAAAAAAGGCTACAAAACCTTTATGTACTGTCCAGTCGGCTTTGTGGCAGAGCACTTGGAGGTGCTTTACGACAATGATTATGAATGCAAGTTGGTTACAGACGAACTAGGCGTTCGCTATTTGCGCCCGCCGATGCCAAATGCAGACACTCGTTTCTTAAAGGCGCTCGCCGATGTAGTGACAAAACGCCTGGCCGCTGTGGTGACCAAATGA
- the hemE gene encoding uroporphyrinogen decarboxylase, with amino-acid sequence MNTKTFNDTFLKACKGEKHGHVPVWYMRQAGRSQPEYRKIKETHSLFDITHDPELCAYVTKLPVDQYNNDAAILYKDIMTPLPFIGVEVDIKSGIGPVIDNPIHGLSDVERLGEIDPEHDVKHVLDTIKLLRTQLDVPLISFAGAPFTLASYMIEGGPSRNYHKTKAFMHAEPEAWQRLMDKLAKMTIDYIKAQIQAGAQAIQLFDSWIGAVSVADYKRLIKPVMVRILAEVQTEGVPLILHGVGTPHLLSEWKDMPVDVIGIDWRTTVSEARRLGINKTLQGNMDPSLLLAPWPVIEAEAKAILDEGMESNRFIFNLGQGVFPEVKPETLRRLTAFVHEYSSEKKQQKG; translated from the coding sequence ATGAACACCAAAACATTTAATGACACGTTCTTGAAAGCGTGCAAAGGGGAAAAACATGGCCATGTGCCTGTGTGGTATATGAGGCAGGCAGGAAGGTCGCAACCTGAATACCGGAAAATTAAAGAAACGCATTCGTTATTCGATATTACCCATGATCCGGAGCTTTGCGCGTATGTGACAAAGCTGCCAGTTGACCAATACAACAATGATGCGGCTATTTTGTACAAAGACATAATGACACCGCTTCCTTTTATCGGCGTTGAAGTGGACATAAAGTCTGGAATTGGACCAGTGATTGACAATCCAATCCACGGCCTCAGTGATGTTGAGCGCTTAGGGGAAATTGATCCTGAACATGATGTGAAACATGTCCTTGATACGATTAAGCTGTTGCGCACACAGCTTGACGTGCCATTGATTAGCTTTGCCGGTGCACCGTTTACGCTTGCTAGCTATATGATTGAAGGCGGGCCTTCTCGGAATTACCATAAAACAAAAGCATTTATGCATGCAGAACCGGAAGCATGGCAGCGTCTAATGGACAAGCTTGCGAAGATGACAATCGACTACATAAAAGCACAGATACAAGCTGGTGCCCAAGCAATTCAGTTGTTTGATTCCTGGATTGGCGCCGTGAGCGTTGCTGATTATAAACGATTGATTAAACCGGTGATGGTGCGAATTCTGGCTGAAGTTCAGACAGAGGGTGTACCGCTCATTTTACATGGAGTCGGAACCCCTCATTTATTGTCCGAATGGAAAGACATGCCAGTTGATGTGATAGGCATTGATTGGCGTACGACTGTTTCGGAAGCGAGACGCCTTGGCATTAACAAAACATTGCAAGGCAATATGGACCCTTCCCTTTTGCTTGCGCCATGGCCTGTAATTGAGGCGGAAGCCAAAGCTATTCTAGATGAAGGCATGGAGTCAAATCGGTTTATTTTTAATCTTGGACAAGGCGTCTTTCCAGAAGTGAAACCTGAAACATTGAGACGACTCACTGCGTTTGTTCATGAGTACTCATCAGAAAAAAAACAACAGAAAGGATAG
- a CDS encoding transglycosylase domain-containing protein → MVKKLALAAGIVAAMMVLSFLIFAVAILAGTYQIDEEKLMMNNSSVIVDTDGNVITNLYMENREVIPIEQVPELVQQAFVAMEDSRFYEHQGIDFKAIGRALYRDILAGAKVEGGSTLTQQLAKNLFLSNEKAWLRKTNEVLIAMNLERRYSKSEILEKYLNQVYFGHGAYGIEAAAHLYFNKPASELTIYEGASLVAVVNAPSAFSPIDEPERNKERRDLVLKVMAQQGYLSTEEAEEAQSQPLETDRQEQTVDESLYTYIDMVMDEASERFNISHEELLTGGYRIVVPMNLELQKKTYEALQNDRFFPEENKDAQSAMMFMDSETGGILAVQGGRDYVRRGLNRVNVKRAPASTFKPLAVFAPALESGIYQPYSLLRDELLQYDDGYTPKNVNGEYSGEMTMYEALTTSSNAPAVWLLNEIGIQESVSTLKKFGFHLPDRQLSLALGGLREGVTPYEMVRAYRAFAHEGQIIEPHVIRDIYDSNDKRIGGAKPVETQVISAQTAWSMTRMLENVMAAGTGASGPATTSAVAGKTGTQGYEAVAGANSDVWFVGYTPKVVGAVWMGYDQTNESQYFAGGSGYPTRLFKEMVNSFPASLQATAFEQPEGTADLASPLAMEKIEGFTAQYTIGGKGLISVQLEWDAVEDERIAFNVYEVDGDSKKQVASKLTEPHFTIGKMNPFSLPKYQVVTYDLETDTEGAASEALEPSFSFSF, encoded by the coding sequence ATGGTCAAAAAACTCGCACTAGCGGCTGGCATCGTAGCAGCAATGATGGTGCTTTCCTTTTTAATCTTTGCCGTCGCCATATTGGCGGGCACGTACCAAATCGATGAAGAAAAGCTAATGATGAATAATTCAAGTGTAATCGTTGATACCGACGGCAACGTCATCACGAACTTATATATGGAAAATCGTGAAGTGATTCCAATTGAACAAGTCCCTGAACTTGTTCAACAAGCATTTGTCGCAATGGAAGATTCCCGCTTTTATGAACACCAGGGCATTGATTTTAAAGCGATTGGCCGTGCCCTTTACCGTGATATTCTAGCAGGTGCCAAAGTAGAGGGGGGCAGCACCCTTACACAGCAACTTGCTAAAAATTTGTTTCTCTCCAACGAAAAAGCATGGCTACGGAAAACAAATGAAGTGCTTATCGCGATGAATTTAGAGCGGCGTTACAGCAAAAGCGAGATATTGGAAAAGTACTTAAATCAAGTTTATTTTGGCCACGGCGCTTATGGGATTGAAGCAGCTGCCCATTTGTATTTTAACAAGCCAGCTTCAGAATTAACCATTTATGAAGGAGCCTCCCTTGTAGCTGTCGTGAATGCACCAAGCGCATTTTCGCCAATTGATGAACCGGAGCGCAACAAAGAGAGACGTGATTTAGTGCTAAAGGTGATGGCGCAACAAGGGTATTTAAGCACTGAGGAAGCTGAGGAAGCGCAGAGCCAACCGCTGGAAACCGACAGACAAGAGCAAACGGTGGATGAGTCGTTGTATACGTACATTGATATGGTCATGGATGAAGCGAGTGAGCGATTCAACATTAGCCACGAAGAGCTGCTAACTGGCGGGTACCGGATTGTGGTTCCAATGAATTTGGAGTTGCAAAAGAAAACATATGAGGCGCTGCAAAACGATCGTTTCTTCCCAGAAGAAAACAAAGACGCCCAAAGCGCTATGATGTTTATGGACTCAGAAACAGGCGGCATTCTCGCTGTCCAAGGGGGCCGTGATTATGTGCGGCGCGGCTTAAACCGCGTGAATGTAAAGCGGGCGCCTGCTTCAACATTTAAGCCGTTAGCGGTGTTTGCTCCGGCATTAGAAAGTGGCATATATCAGCCTTATTCGTTGCTGCGCGATGAATTGCTTCAGTACGATGACGGCTATACACCTAAAAATGTAAATGGCGAATATAGTGGCGAAATGACGATGTATGAAGCACTGACCACATCCTCCAACGCTCCAGCAGTATGGCTTTTAAATGAAATCGGCATTCAGGAGTCTGTGTCAACGCTCAAAAAGTTCGGCTTTCACTTGCCTGATAGGCAGCTCTCCTTGGCACTCGGAGGCTTGCGAGAAGGGGTAACTCCTTATGAGATGGTACGTGCTTACCGAGCATTTGCCCATGAAGGACAAATTATTGAACCTCATGTGATTAGAGACATCTATGACAGCAATGACAAACGTATCGGCGGTGCTAAGCCTGTTGAAACACAAGTCATTAGTGCCCAAACAGCATGGTCGATGACAAGAATGCTGGAAAATGTCATGGCTGCTGGCACAGGTGCAAGTGGACCTGCAACTACGTCTGCGGTTGCGGGTAAAACAGGAACGCAAGGATACGAGGCAGTTGCCGGGGCAAACAGCGATGTGTGGTTTGTTGGCTATACGCCAAAAGTGGTTGGTGCCGTTTGGATGGGGTATGACCAAACAAACGAAAGCCAATACTTCGCCGGGGGAAGTGGCTATCCGACACGGTTGTTCAAAGAAATGGTCAACTCCTTTCCTGCTTCATTGCAGGCAACGGCGTTCGAACAGCCTGAAGGTACTGCTGATTTAGCTTCTCCGCTAGCAATGGAAAAGATTGAAGGTTTCACGGCCCAATACACGATTGGCGGCAAAGGTTTAATAAGTGTTCAGTTAGAATGGGACGCGGTTGAAGATGAGCGTATTGCCTTTAATGTGTATGAAGTCGACGGTGATTCCAAGAAACAAGTTGCTTCCAAATTAACAGAACCTCATTTTACGATTGGAAAAATGAATCCATTCTCTTTGCCGAAATACCAAGTGGTCACCTATGACCTAGAAACGGATACCGAAGGGGCTGCTTCTGAAGCGCTCGAACCTTCGTTTTCATTTTCATTCTAA
- a CDS encoding cytochrome c biogenesis CcdA family protein — protein MFIMEVTVSVAFLAGLVSFFSPCIFPLLPAYLSQLTGSAVSAGAVSAPRRVILSRSLGFIAGFTIVFMLFGLTSTAIGQLFMGNRFLLERIGGIIIILFGLQMAGLLSIRALFTDKRLQAKPKSAASFSKSLLLGFLFAAGWTPCVGLVLSAILALASTTGKLWDGTFLLFVYSAGLGIPFLLIALLWSRSLHKMKRLNKYLPTIQKVSGYMMIVLGLLLFTGQFSALAAIMSRYTPSWLG, from the coding sequence ATGTTCATAATGGAAGTCACTGTAAGCGTTGCATTTCTAGCAGGACTCGTTTCTTTTTTTTCACCCTGCATATTCCCGTTGCTGCCTGCCTATTTATCTCAATTGACTGGATCAGCGGTTTCTGCCGGTGCGGTTTCTGCCCCCCGCCGTGTCATCCTATCGCGAAGCCTTGGCTTTATCGCTGGATTTACTATTGTCTTTATGTTGTTCGGCCTAACAAGCACGGCAATCGGCCAATTGTTTATGGGCAACCGTTTTTTGCTTGAGCGAATCGGTGGCATTATTATTATTTTATTCGGGTTGCAAATGGCCGGGCTTTTGTCAATCCGTGCTTTGTTTACAGACAAACGCTTGCAGGCAAAACCAAAGTCGGCGGCAAGCTTTTCAAAATCACTGTTGCTAGGCTTCTTATTTGCAGCAGGATGGACGCCTTGCGTTGGTTTGGTTCTGTCAGCGATTTTGGCACTTGCTTCGACAACAGGCAAGCTCTGGGACGGCACATTCCTGTTGTTTGTTTATTCAGCAGGGCTTGGCATTCCTTTTTTGTTGATTGCCCTTCTTTGGTCCCGCTCCTTACATAAAATGAAGCGACTGAACAAGTATTTGCCAACGATCCAGAAAGTGAGCGGATACATGATGATTGTCCTCGGCCTTCTGTTGTTTACCGGCCAATTTTCCGCCCTTGCTGCTATTATGTCCCGTTATACCCCGTCATGGCTCGGGTAA
- a CDS encoding EcsC family protein translates to MYEKEVEEELRRWQRRIKKRPSRLSSKTKEWQNKINDRLPAVYHQTATICVQKTIEAVLAGNTFVTKEPEEKPMTLKECDDEVRRLFQLYRRTAVFEGIGTGAGGVLLGLSDFPLLLSIKFKALFATAAAYGYSPKEESERQLILLIFQLAYSSGDDRAELLEAISDHLEQRLLATDWQALQLRYRDYIDVPKMFQLIPGFGAVVGGAVNHTLLEKLEETAMNVYRMRWLNRLNMQ, encoded by the coding sequence ATGTACGAAAAAGAAGTGGAAGAGGAGCTAAGGCGCTGGCAGCGTAGGATTAAAAAGCGGCCATCGCGTCTTTCATCTAAAACAAAGGAATGGCAAAATAAAATCAACGACAGGCTTCCCGCCGTTTACCACCAGACAGCAACGATTTGCGTCCAAAAAACGATTGAAGCTGTGCTTGCAGGGAATACGTTCGTGACAAAAGAGCCTGAGGAAAAGCCAATGACGTTAAAAGAGTGCGACGACGAAGTGCGTCGCCTTTTCCAACTATACCGGAGAACTGCTGTTTTTGAAGGGATTGGCACTGGAGCGGGGGGCGTGCTTTTAGGCTTAAGTGATTTTCCATTATTGCTTTCCATTAAATTTAAAGCACTGTTTGCAACGGCCGCGGCATATGGATATTCGCCTAAGGAAGAGTCGGAACGTCAACTGATTTTGCTCATTTTTCAACTCGCTTATTCGTCTGGCGACGATAGAGCCGAATTGTTGGAGGCGATAAGCGACCATTTAGAACAACGTCTCCTAGCGACTGATTGGCAAGCACTGCAGTTGCGCTATCGCGATTATATCGATGTGCCAAAAATGTTTCAGCTTATTCCTGGATTCGGGGCTGTTGTTGGTGGAGCAGTCAACCATACATTGCTCGAAAAGCTAGAAGAAACAGCAATGAACGTCTATCGCATGCGCTGGCTCAATCGCTTAAATATGCAATAA